The Meleagris gallopavo isolate NT-WF06-2002-E0010 breed Aviagen turkey brand Nicholas breeding stock chromosome 10, Turkey_5.1, whole genome shotgun sequence genome contains a region encoding:
- the GADD45A gene encoding growth arrest and DNA damage-inducible protein GADD45 alpha yields MEQAGDALEEVLSKALSQRSLTLGVYEAAKLLNVDPDNVVLCLLAADEEEEGDAALQIHFTLIQAFCCENDINILRVSNPARLAQLLLPDGGPEPPTDLHCVLVTNPHASQWKDPALSQLMCFCRESRYMDQWVPVINLPER; encoded by the exons ATGGAGCAGGCGGGGGACGCGCTGGAGGAGGTGCTGAGCAAGGCGCTGAGCCAGCGGAGCCTCACCCTGGGTGTCTACGAGGCGGCCAAGCTGCTCAACGT TGACCCCGACAACGTGGTTTTGTGCCTCCTGGCCGCCGACGAGGAAGAAGAAGGAGACGCGGCGCTGCAAATCCACTTCACCTTAATCCAAGCTTTCTGCTGCGAGAACGACATCAACATCCTGCGGGTCAGCAACCCGGCTCGCTTGGCCCAGTTGTTGCTTCCCGACGGCGGTCCTGAACCACCCACTGATCTCCATTGCGTCTTGGTCACG AATCCCCACGCCTCCCAATGGAAGGATCCAGCGCTGAGTCAGCTGATGTGCTTCTGCCGGGAGAGTCGCTACATGGATCAGTGGGTGCCGGTGATCAACCTCCCCGAGCGGTGA
- the GNG12 gene encoding guanine nucleotide-binding protein G(I)/G(S)/G(O) subunit gamma-12, giving the protein MSGKTASTTNSIAQARRTVQQLRIEASIERIKVSKASADLMLYCEEHAKKDPLLMGIPASENPFKDKKTCILL; this is encoded by the exons ATGTCGGGTAAAACAGCCAGCACCACCAACAGCATAGCTCAGGCCCGCAGGACTGTCCAGCAGCTGAGAATAGAAGCCTCAATAGAAAGAATAAAG GTGTCAAAGGCATCAGCAGACCTAATGCTCTATTGCGAAGAACACGCCAAGAAAGATCCATTGCTGATGGGCATTCCTGCTTCTGAAAACCCATTCAAGGACAAGAAGACGTGCATTTTGTTATAG